In Massilia sp. METH4, the genomic window CACACCACTTCGGTGGCGGCCGGGAACTTCTTCAGTTCGGCGGCGAATGCCTTGTGCGGGAACGGGTACAGCTGTTCGACACGGATGATGGCCGTATCGGTCTGGCCGCGGGTCTTGCGGGCATTGGCCAGGTCGTAATACACCTTGCCGGAGCAGGCGATCACGCGCTTGACCTTCTTCGCATCGATCTTGTCGTCCACTTCGCCGATCACGGTCTGGAACGCACCCTTGGCCAGGTCGTTCAGCGGCGAGCCGGCATCCTTGTTGCGCAGCAGCGACTTCGGCGTGAGCACGACGAGCGGCTTGCGGAACTGGCGCACCATCTGGCGGCGCAGCAGGTGGAAGATCTGCGCGGCCGTCGTCGGCTGCACCACCTGCATATTGTTCTCGGCGCACAGCTGCAGGAAGCGTTCCGGGCGGGCGGAGGAGTGCTCCGGACCCTGGCCTTCATAGCCGTGCGGCAGCAGCATCACGAGGCCCGAAGCGCGGCCCCACTTCACTTCGCCGGACGAGATGAACTGGTCGATCACCACCTGGGCGCCGTTCACGAAGTCGCCGAACTGGGCTTCCCAGATCGTCAGCGTGTTCGGCTCGGCGGTCGAGTAACCGTATTCGAAGCCCAGCACCGCTTCTTCCGACAGCACGGAGTCGATGACGGTGAACGGTGCCTGGTTGTCGGACACGTTCTGCAGCGGCACGTAGGTGCCGGCATCCCAGCGTTCGCGGTTCTGGTCGTGCAGCACCGCGTGGCGGTGCGTGAACGTGCCGCGGCCGGCGTCCTGGCCGGTCAGGCGCACGGCGTAGCCGGACGAGACCAGCGACGCGTAGGCCAGGTGTTCGCCCATGCCCCAGTCCAGGTTCAGTTCACCTTTGCCCATGTTGGCGCGGTCGGCCAGTACTTTTTCCACCAGCGAGTGCACCTTGAAGCCTTCCGGCACGGTGGTGATGCGGGTAGCCAGGCGCTTCAGTTCCGTGAGCGGCACGGCGGTATCGGCCGCGTCGGTCCACTTGCGGTTCAGGAACGGCAGCCAGTCGACGGCGAACTTGTTCTTGAAGTTCGAGATGACCGGGTCGACGGTGTGCTTGCCGGCGTCCATGGCGGCGCGGTACGCGGCCACCATCTGGTCGCCGCCGTCGGCCGGGATCACGCCCTGGGCCGCCAGCTTGTCGGCGTACAGGCGGCGGGTGCCCGGGTGTTGCGCGATCTTCTTGTACATCAGCGGCTGCGTCAGCGCCGGCGTGTCCTGCTCGTTGTGGCCCAGCTTGCGGTAGCAGATGATGTCGACCACGATGTCCTTCTGGAACTGCGCGCGGTAGTCCAGGGCGATCTGCGAAGCCAGCACGACCGCTTCCGGATCGTCGGCGTTCACGTGCAGCACCGGCGCCTCGATCATCTTGACGACGTCGGTGGCATAGATCGTCGAACGCGCGTCGCGCGGGTCGGACGTGGTGAAGCCGATCTGGTTGTTGATCACGACGTGCACCGTGCCGCCCGTGCCATAGCCGCGGGTCTGCGCCAGGTTCAGCGTTTCCATCACCACGCCCTGGCCGGCGAATGCCGCGTCGCCGTGCACCAGGATCGGCAGCACCTGCGCG contains:
- a CDS encoding 2-oxoglutarate dehydrogenase E1 component; this encodes MMQQLTSNSYLFGGNAPYVEELYEAYLENPGSVPDNWRAYFDAMQHVPAVDGSNKPDVNHSSVIASFAERAKAGPIRTVTATADVEMGRKRVAATQLIAAYRYLGSRWANLDPLQRQERPAIPELDPASYGFTDADLDTVFNISNTYFGPETASLRDLLNYLRETYTRSIGAEFMYISDPAEKRWLQERLESIRSTPNFSPEKKKHILERLTAAEGLERYLHTKYVGQKRFSLEGGETFIASMDEIIQRAGEKGVQEIVIGMAHRGRLNVLVNTLGKAPKDLFEEFEGKHGDDLPAGDVKYHQGFSSDISTAGGPVHLSLAFNPSHLEIVNPVVEGSVKARMDRRGDTQGAQVLPILVHGDAAFAGQGVVMETLNLAQTRGYGTGGTVHVVINNQIGFTTSDPRDARSTIYATDVVKMIEAPVLHVNADDPEAVVLASQIALDYRAQFQKDIVVDIICYRKLGHNEQDTPALTQPLMYKKIAQHPGTRRLYADKLAAQGVIPADGGDQMVAAYRAAMDAGKHTVDPVISNFKNKFAVDWLPFLNRKWTDAADTAVPLTELKRLATRITTVPEGFKVHSLVEKVLADRANMGKGELNLDWGMGEHLAYASLVSSGYAVRLTGQDAGRGTFTHRHAVLHDQNRERWDAGTYVPLQNVSDNQAPFTVIDSVLSEEAVLGFEYGYSTAEPNTLTIWEAQFGDFVNGAQVVIDQFISSGEVKWGRASGLVMLLPHGYEGQGPEHSSARPERFLQLCAENNMQVVQPTTAAQIFHLLRRQMVRQFRKPLVVLTPKSLLRNKDAGSPLNDLAKGAFQTVIGEVDDKIDAKKVKRVIACSGKVYYDLANARKTRGQTDTAIIRVEQLYPFPHKAFAAELKKFPAATEVVWAQDEPQNQGPWFQIQHNIFESMEAGQRLAYAGRPASASPAVGYYDKHYAQQKELLETAFSKLKGFILTK